One Carassius auratus strain Wakin chromosome 3, ASM336829v1, whole genome shotgun sequence genomic region harbors:
- the LOC113046172 gene encoding inositol 1,4,5-trisphosphate receptor-interacting protein-like 2 — translation MSIYTLNLRLFWPLATCFLIALLLLHQYIFRGSEDQGNDCADQGPGAFMLFKYTLAFILFYFFIKYCSAQPGTARRAFQKVPEVHGKSGVSKRELLDDHYERHVRLSPHVLGHSKAHVAKLVSELVRVGRTHVLPESSLAFRGDFIQIGSSYEEHKVGSVDCFDILVPLRAPRGLKLETVVCTDKPGGPPLCTLNTPRKAEWTRRHKAFMDTFMHLHNAQSVYRMSPDSVQRWFYTATQHRLAAVRYPFEQRCSLSLSLSEEQQVHLRLTPRSDYVCCHISMGIRLIPAFPLGDGAFLVASRQGQGGEDLWTVYFPRQEQRLLAWLKGRLPPNSCHLKCLQLLKEVRNLSGETLDQQSGAEWGGVLSSYALKTAWLRLLLSTPPETWDECNLVDRLDDLLRSLRESLQSRALCHLLLGGVSGFLPDSIILPKLVKEMVPSNLWAEFSDVTLDMVSSRLAYSWNHLPRLIRLGRPQRTSLVRGVHCKYIDTE, via the coding sequence ATGAGCATTTATACTCTCAACCTCAGGTTGTTCTGGCCGCTGGCCACTTGTTTTCTCATAGCTCTGCTTCTGTTGCACCAATACATCTTCAGAGGCTCCGAGGACCAAGGGAATGACTGCGCTGACCAGGGACCCGGAGCTTTCATGCTCTTCAAGTACACCCTAGCTTTTatcttattttactttttcataAAGTACTGCTCAGCTCAACCTGGCACTGCTAGGAGGGCTTTCCAAAAAGTGCCGGAGGTACACGGAAAATCAGGAGTCTCCAAGAGAGAACTACTGGACGATCACTATGAGAGGCATGTGCGTCTTTCTCCACATGTGCTGGGCCACAGCAAAGCCCATGTTGCCAAGCTGGTGAGTGAACTTGTCAGAGTGGGTCGCACCCATGTCCTGCCGGAGTCTTCTCTGGCCTTCCGGGGGGACTTCATTCAGATCGGGAGCTCCTATGAGGAGCACAAGGTGGGCTCAGTTGACTGCTTTGACATCCTTGTGCCTCTGAGGGCACCTCGTGGGCTAAAATTAGAGACTGTTGTTTGTACTGACAAACCTGGAGGGCCACCGCTTTGCACGCTCAACACACCTCGCAAAGCAGAATGGACACGCCGTCACAAGGCCTTCATGGACACGTTCATGCACTTGCACAATGCTCAAAGTGTCTATAGGATGAGCCCAGATTCCGTCCAGCGCTGGTTTTACACAGCTACCCAGCACCGCCTCGCTGCTGTCCGTTACCCGTTTGAGCAGCGCTGTTCCCTTAGCCTGTCTCTCAGCGAGGAGCAGCAGGTGCACCTCCGTCTGACCCCCCGCTCTGATTACGTCTGCTGCCACATCTCCATGGGCATTCGTCTGATCCCAGCCTTTCCTCTTGGTGATGGCGCATTCTTGGTAGCGTCCCGGCAGGGTCAGGGAGGAGAAGACCTTTGGACGGTGTACTTTCCCAGACAAGAGCAGAGACTCCTGGCGTGGCTAAAAGGTAGACTACCCCCCAACTCGTGTCATCTGAAGTGCCTTCAGCTTCTTAAAGAGGTGCGTAACCTCAGTGGGGAGACTCTGGACCAGCAGTCTGGAGCTGAGTGGGGAGGAGTGCTTTCATCCTATGCTTTGAAGACAGCTTGGCTTCGTCTACTGCTCAGTACACCACCTGAGACCTGGGATGAGTGCAACCTTGTGGACCGGCTGGATGATCTTCTTCGCAGTCTAAGGGAGAGCCTACAGTCTCGGGCTCTCTGCCATTTACTCCTTGGAGGAGTCAGTGGATTTCTGCCAGACTCTATCATTCTTCCCAAACTCGTAAAGGAGATGGTACCCTCCAACCTGTGGGCAGAATTCAGTGACGTCACCCTTGACATGGTCTCCTCCCGACTGGCCTACTCCTGGAACCACCTCCCTCGCCTAATTCGCCTCGGGCGACCGCAGAGGACTAGTCTTGTTAGAGGTGTCCACTGCAAATATATCGATACGGAGTGA